The Prunus dulcis chromosome 3, ALMONDv2, whole genome shotgun sequence genome segment tctgtttttatgacttttaaataagcagcacatatttataaaactgttactgtactgatcaagttcagaaccgtaataaaacttactcaagatcaaataaagaaacttattcaaataaattcatttctaaaaacttatttatataaaatcaatataaactcatttataaaacttatttatataaacgcacatcaatcattcatgaaatctgatttatgaaagaaggtcNNNNNNNNNNAGAGAGAATTTGActaggaggagagagaaaaagggagagagagatatagagaCATTTGGGAGGTTGGTCGGGTTAGGTTCTActctttttaataaatatattggatttgcaagagaaagaagaagaaagagaaagagaaaataataataaaatattttagattAGCCAAAATAGAGAACATTGCTGTAGGAAACACCTTTTAAGTGGTTTGCTATAATAGCTTTCTAGCTATTTTAGCTAGAATTTGGCTAAAATTTGGAGACTCTCCTGCAGATGCTCTAAGAACACCAAATTTGATTCCTAAATGATatatcataaaatttaaagtgGATTTGGATTTAAATCAACACACTTTCATATACgtatcaattaaatcaatctaATTATAATTTGCTATCGTGACATCTAAATTACAATTCGTTTCATGCTCACTCTTTTATTACTCGTTGTATATAGTTTGGTGGGTGGAGGCTTAGAGCCTTCTCCTTAACAGAAATTACGTTATGCTTTCATTAAGAAGCACGCTGGCGTTCCACATGGAGATGGAGTTGTATGTGGCGCACTAAAATTGGCGTTTTGCTTGAGTTTCATGCGTTTTACACTTCACTTTCCACCACTCAAGTCGGCAAGCTTGATTGCCGCAGCTTCCAGTTTTGAGTACAAAAAGTGGTCAAAAGATTTTCCAAAATCAAtggtttttaaagaaatttttttttatagttatTGTGCATCGAAATTTACGCACGTGTTGAAAAACACTACCATGACAAGatcaaaatatatatggtTGTGTTGTGGGTGGTCCTAAGCCTAACTTGAGCTCCATTGGACAATGAATGCATGCTTAAGAGGAGTTCACATCCACCTAACTAAAAGTAGGAATGATAGATCAATACAAAAGATGAACAAAGAAGACTTAACTGCAAATTGGTATTTCATTAGGATTTTAATATTGAAAGAAGacttgattttttatataattgcaATTAGACACTTTgtaattagaagaagaaaaaaaaccacaatttGTTTTTACATTTGAACGAATTTCTTGACTTTCCAATATATTTAGGctccgtttggttcatggatAGAATTTGATGGgaaatcatttcccatgttATTTCTCGAGGGATGAGAAAAGCAAAATTCATTTCCCATATTTGGTAATGTTGGGAAAATAACCAGgaaaatatcactttatttcattttccatgtttggtttgtgctggaatgtaaaacaaactttgtttaatttttcattcatatatatgttaGAAATACGAACTAAATattgataaaaagaaaagatatatgaactaaaaaaagaatacatttaattatatattgtaattctaaattgttaataaggacaaaatggtcatgaaaaagATATATTTAATGATGCCCTTAGTTTTCCGGGAAAATGAAGTCCAAAGGGGGTGGAGGGTTCCATTTTCTCCCATTTTTTCTCAGGTGCCAGGCAAACATAAATCCCCTGCCtcctggacttaccaaacatgatgAGAAATCATTCCAAGCCCcatttcccatgaaccaaatgCAGCTAAAGTTTATAGAAGACAACTCATTATATcttcttttaataataaataagttACATTTAAATGTTAATTTGAACTTAGGCTGCTTATAAGTTATTATTTTAGCTTTCTTGTCAAATATATGTTTGTTCCTATTAATTAAACTTGTAGGAGGTAGCTAGTGATCAATAtgcataatttattttagtgAAAGCATGACTTCGATCCTACTAAAGTGTACATtttttaaacaagaaaaaaaaaaaacttaattaaacATTATTTTGAAAACTAAATTCAAAGGAGAGAAAGGTCTATTATATTAAACTGTactaattttctttgttcCAAAAGGAGTGAACATGAGGTAGGCTTATAAATTATAACTGTACACATCATGAAGCACATGCCTAGTTGACTCATCCTCCCCTATCTCCCCTCTCTATAAATATTGCCTTGGTTTAGACTCTGAGATCATCACTTCAATAACATTTAAgcttaagagagagagaggagagagagagggagagagagagatgggaaaCATGAAGTGCATAAAGAGGTCCAATTCCATCATCATCTTGGTTCCCTATCCAGCACAAGGACATGTCACTCCCATGCTTAAATTAGCCTCAGCCTTCCTCAGCCATGGCTTCAAGCCAGTGCTGGTCACACCAGACCACATTCACAACCAGATTGTCCCAAAGGTTGAACAAAACGACAAGATTTTGTGCATACCAATCCCAGATGGACTGGACAAGGACGCCCCAAGGGACTTCTTTGCCATTGAGAAAGCCATGGAGAACACCATGCCAGGCCATCTGGAGAGCCTTGTTCATCAACTTGATCATCAGGATGGTGATCAAGTGGTTTGTATAGTTGCTGATTTGTTGGCTTCGTGGGCCATAGATGTAGCCAATCGCTGTGGTGTACCCTCTGCTGGGTTTTGGCCTGCGATGCTTGCCACATATCGCTTGATCACTGCCATACCAGACATTGTCAGGACAGGTCTCATTTCTGATACAGGTTAGTTTTTGCtgatatattaatatttagtGTGCATGATATCATCTTGAGTGATCGTTTGCCTTTTTACTTTCtcatttttggtgtttttttcttcctttcgaTACAAACTATAGTTTAAACAATTCTAATTTACGAAAAAGGTATTCGGATTTGGGTGTGATGGGAACACTGCCCTGACTAACTCTCATATAACCCACATCTACATCCCCTTTTGATGTCTTTGATCAATGTCTTCAAGTTTCGCATTTttctaagaaaaataatatttttatttgtgtcACATAAACATACATgccatatatttatatatatatatatatatatatatattgaagtaAGCAAGTTTGGACAAGTGATGTTgaggaccaaaatgataccTAGTCTTCCCATAACATTGTAATTAAAGCTGTAAATTATTGacaaaatttttgttaatatatattgtgagtttagtatgtaAAATTTCCACTAGATCATATTTTTTATAGCAGAAAATGTCTCATGAGTTCTAGTATTGTAGTTTGGTTGACTGCggtgaacaaaaaaaaatatcaatttgtCAATGGAAGTTCACATGAGATGGGGATGGGACTTGAATGCATTACTGATCCAGGCATGAAAACTTCATTACTTAGTTGGGCATGACATTATTGTAGTTTTAAGTAACCAGGCACGTGCCATACATTAAAGTAAGCTAATTAACTTTGTTATTGTTAATTAAACTTGATTAGTATAAAGGCTAACAAAATCATGACTTTAATTAACAGAATCACATATGTGAATTGTTAATTAGTATGATTAGATTAGAAGTCAGATTCACTTATGCCATTATTAATTACATCCATAATTTATCTATACGAGTCGGACCATAAAATAATGTGTTCAGTAAATATGATAACGGACTTATGTGATATTACTATATTTGCAGGATTTCCAAAGCAACTCGGTGGTATATGCTTACCTAATCAACCTATGCTCTCTAGTGAAGATCTTCCCTGGTTGATTGGCACCCCAGCTTCAAGAAAAGCaagattcaaattttggaaaagaaCCTTGGATCGATCAAAAACTCTTCCATGGCTCCTTGTAAATTCTTTTCCAAATGAATATTGCACCAATGGTGAACAACAACTTGATCATCATCCATTGGTCAAGATGAACACTCAAGCCCAACAACCACTGGTTTTCCCAATTGGTCCTCTGAGCAAGCACACAACAATCAAGAACCCTAGCTTTTGGGAAGAAGACACAAGCTGCTTAACTTGGCTAGACAAGCAAAACCCTAACAGTGTAATTTACATATCTTTTGGAAGTTGGGTAAGCCCCATTGGAGAGGCTAAGGTGAGAAGCTTGGCATTGGCACTTGAAGCTTTGGGGAAGCCATTCCTTTGGGTGCTTGGGTCTTCATGGCTTGGAGGGCTACCAAATGGGTACTTAGAGAGAGTGTCAAGGCAAGGCAAAGTTGTTTCATGGGCCCCACAATTGGAGGTCTTGCAACACAAAGCTGTAGGGTTTTATCTCACACATTGTGGCTGGAACTCAACAATGGAGGCCATCCAGTGCCAAAAACCCCTTTTGTGTTATCCAGTGGCTGGGGACCAATTTGTAAATTGTGCCTACATTGTCAAAGTTTGGAGAATTGGGGTGAAATTAATTGGGTTTGGGCAAAGGGATGTGGAGGAAGGATTGAAAAAGGTGGTGGAGGATGCTGAGATGAGCAACAGGTTGAGGAAGCTAAATGAAAGGACCATGGGAGATGAGGCTAATTTGAGAGCTGTGGCTAATCTCTCTGCCTTCATTGATGATCAGCTTAAGATATTAACACTAGGGTTTTCCTCTAATGGCGTTCATGATTATGATTTATAGCTTATTGTATCTTGTTAATTATGTAATTTAATATGTAAAGAGAGAGTATAAATCAATACTTAGTAGTGGAATTCCTTCGTAAcacattgaatttttttatttttttttttgggggaaattataggattgcattcataattcagtcaAAAAAGCCACTAACCACAAACGGttaatacaaactagccacaaagggccattacaataatgGAGCAGTTTGACATCGAAATTAAGACAATTTAGTGCCCCTCCACTAACAATCACGCAAGATCGAAGAAATTCTAGCATAGGCATCcaaactaagattgcaaactcagaataattaaaaagagataaagcttgaaaaaaaaaacccaagcataacaatacaaataaaactctcacaaaggaaaagtgaaaaatcctcacaaaaagagagaaaaaatctACACAAAAAACCTAAAGATATGtgacttattccaaacataaagaatgGATTAAGAAttggtttatataatttataaatgtaCTAAACTGACCTGTACCAGCTCACCTACGCCTGGTTCATATCCTTTTCAAATAGATAAACTATCTAAAATTAGTTAATTGTTTTGAGTGTCGTATGCTAATACAACTTACAAGTCGGCAAGTTGGTCATTTGGAACAAGAATACGATAGTTGTGAACTTGCAATCTTGGTTGTTGACTCCTAGAacttcttaattaattacatgaGTACTATTTTATCTTAGTCAACagttctcaaaaaaaaaaaaaaaaaaaaaacaacacaacgGGGGACTTATTGAGAACCTAGTTAGAAATTCGCGTGTAATACTTGTATTATataagtaaatatatatatatatatatttcttttacttCTAAAAAATACGGTATAGtacatgttttaaaaaatcaaaccttagactttaattatgttattaaactaatttgattgaaaaaaaggGCATAATTTATACTTAAAGACTTTTTTTAGATTGATATTTGACAAACTTTGGTTGGCAAAGCCTCAATTAATGCATATTTGTCGTTACAAGTAATCTATATAAATGTTTTTGGGTTAATTTCAAACTCTCACTCTTAAGGCATATTTGTCATTACACATTGAATTTTAACAATTATGTACTCTTAAGGCATATGTGTAATAACCCGATCATAAATTAagatttaattattaatttattcaagtaaaagacaattttaccttgggaatattttaatagtttaAAAGTTGACTATTCGTTGGTCAAGTGTGCTCGGCACCTGCCAGGTATCGGACACGCACAAGGTTCGGTttggattccaaagtgaaattttggTTGAGTCCTGTCATCTGTGTTGTTTCAATATCAATTGATGCGTATTTTCGGGCAATTAGTGTCTTTCGCAAGtacttttgttaaaaaacTATGACACATTTTCTCCAAGTTTGGGCGGGAAGACACCAATTGTTTgaaaataccctttaattgACATCGAAAGAAGCAAATAAGTGAGACCTAGTCTTTTCACTTAGGCaatgaacaaaaattttaaCGGTCGGAACTTGATTGCAGAaacttaaaaatattaaagtatatgattgttaaaattgagaaTGCAGAAACAAACATGCCTTGAGAATTTagaaaactaaattaaaattaacccaatttttatttatttaaaaagacaTTCCAAGTAATGATTCACACGGTTTATAGAAGCCGTCCGATGTTGTACTTGTTTTCGTGTTGGTTTCTAGTCGGAAAAGAGAGAATGGCGTTTTATCAAAGAATCCCACCCCACTTTTTCCTTCCCGGTCttttagttattattattattattttctctgACCCTTCTTTTCCTTGGAGTATCAACTTGTCAAAGTTGCACAGTTCCGCGTTTCTAATAAATTTTGGATGAGCCCAGTCAAAAATTGAAGAGTAAAATTTGATACTTCCCCAAAAAAGATATCTTTCCTTGCTGGCTGTCCAGCTGTGATCTCGTTTGCTCTTTTCTACACATTACACACCTaggtaatttttcattttcttattatatatatgcttttCATTTGAGCCTTATTATATTCAGTTGCATATCTTGTAGTTCATCCAATCtgctgtttggttgctgagaaaggAGGACAAGAGAAAGCTAAGATTTTGGATCTTCCCTGTTTGTTGATTTGCTTCTGTGGATTGCAGTTCAGCTGAACAAAGTCATTTGATCCTCAGCTGAGAGGTAAAAGATTGAACACAAGAGAGATAGAGTATTTTCTCCGCAACTAAGCTTAGCTGCAGGTTCTTATTCTCTTTACCATTAAGCATCTCGGTTATTGtttatttcaataaaaatttgtaCTTTTCAATTACTTATattccttttttaaatttagttCATCAGTGTTGCTGCTATTAAATTGCTTTCCTTCTTACTTTATGTGCCGTTTGGCTGCTGAGAAAGTGAATTGAGATAGATAATCAGATTATGTCATCAATCACTGTGTTTTGTATTAGTAGAGagaaatatctgaatttgTTGACTAATTCAATTCCAGTAAGCTTtgtcctttcaaggatttgaTGAAAGGAAAATCAAGATGCAGACTTTTCGTTTCATTCCTTTTCCTAtgttttctcagcaaccaaacagaagaTAAGTGAAGGGAGAAAAATGACATCTCATTTAACCCTACATtattctgaaatttttgtgGGTCCTAGCTCGAGTTAGGATCAACCTCTCATACGGGTATACTGTTTAGAAGAAGGGATCATTTTTGGATTATTCTAATGAGTTAGTTCATTTAACTATAATAGTTTGGCATGTTCTACAGGGTTGAGTT includes the following:
- the LOC117622319 gene encoding UDP-glycosyltransferase 82A1, which encodes MGNMKCIKRSNSIIILVPYPAQGHVTPMLKLASAFLSHGFKPVLVTPDHIHNQIVPKVEQNDKILCIPIPDGLDKDAPRDFFAIEKAMENTMPGHLESLVHQLDHQDGDQVVCIVADLLASWAIDVANRCGVPSAGFWPAMLATYRLITAIPDIVRTGLISDTGFPKQLGGICLPNQPMLSSEDLPWLIGTPASRKARFKFWKRTLDRSKTLPWLLVNSFPNEYCTNGEQQLDHHPLVKMNTQAQQPLVFPIGPLSKHTTIKNPSFWEEDTSCLTWLDKQNPNSVIYISFGSWVSPIGEAKVRSLALALEALGKPFLWVLGSSWLGGLPNGYLERVSRQGKVVSWAPQLEVLQHKAVGFYLTHCGWNSTMEAIQCQKPLLCYPVAGDQFVNCAYIVKVWRIGVKLIGFGQRDVEEGLKKVVEDAEMSNRLRKLNERTMGDEANLRAVANLSAFIDDQLKILTLGFSSNGVHDYDL